In the Hylaeus volcanicus isolate JK05 chromosome 1, UHH_iyHylVolc1.0_haploid, whole genome shotgun sequence genome, one interval contains:
- the LOC128885244 gene encoding glucose dehydrogenase [FAD, quinone]-like produces the protein MDVLSTYYALRVWTILAPAALGMILLLANIPLFRPDIIDRENRIKSIPPSEIKDSYHFIIIGGGSAGSTLAHRLTEDRNTTVLLLEAGNDEPPVTDVPFMYEVILNTPIDWQFKTEPTNKSCLAEKNHQIVWSRGKALGGSSVINGLMYSRGNRKDYDYWAEQGNPGWDHESIFKYFKKFEDMRIDEFKGSPYHSTGGPLTIEHYRYRTPITDYLLKAGTEIGYDILDYNGAKQTGFAPSQATLRDGLRCSTAKAYIRSASKRENLHVSLQSYAEKILVREEGGKKIAYGVQFRVDGALKEVKADREIILSAGAIQSPQLLMLSGIGPKEHLEEVGVPVVHDLPGVGQHLMDHVAMGDLTYLVDPPEDYNGFQPFTFIVPENINPTTALEFNVQHKGPFYSLATAESLAFINTKYANASEDYPDIQFFISAFFDYSHSCLDGLSHAENKFYGEWCSSMFNRHSYWIKPVIMRPKSRGYIKLRSKDPNDHPIIDPNYFDDPHDIDVLIEGAKIVHQLSETPTMKKLNARAHINPVDECSSFEFMSDDFLRCHARYHTMTYNHASGTCKMGPANDTMAVVDSRLRLYGVSRLRVIDTSIMPRLTTGNTNAPTVMIAEKGADMIKEDWGIKN, from the exons ATGGACGTCCTTAGTACATACTACGCGTTGCGAGTATGGACGATTTTAGCGCCGGCAGCCCTTGGCATGATTCTTTTACTAGCAAATATTCCTCTATTCAGGCCCGACATTATCGATCGTGAGAACAGAATAAAATCGATACCTCCTTCAGAGATTAAAGACAGCTATCATTTCATTATAATCGGGGGTGGTTCAGCTGGCTCGACATTGGCTCATCGTTTAACAGAAGACAGAAACACGACGGTGCTTCTGTTGGAGGCTGGCAATGATGAACCACCGGTAACCGACGTGCCTTTCATGTATGAGGTTATACTGAACACGCCTATAGATTGGCAATTTAAAACGGAACCAACGAACAAGTCGTGTCTGGCGGAGAAGAACCACCAGATCGTTTGGTCCAGAGGCAAG GCCCTGGGAGGAAGCAGTGTGATAAACGGGTTGATGTACAGTCGTGGCAATAGAAAGGATTACGACTACTGGGCGGAGCAGGGTAATCCAGGATGGGATCACGAGAGCATCTTCAAGTACTTCAAGAAGTTCGAAGACATGAGGATCGATGAATTCAAAGGATCACCTTACCACAGTACCGGTGGTCCCCTAACCATAGAACACTATAGATATCGTACACCTATAACTGACTACTTGCTGAAAGCAGGCACGGAAATTGGCTACGACATCTTGGATTATAACGGAGCTAAACAAACAGGATTCGCTCCCTCGCAAGCAACGTTGAGGGATGGTCTGCGTTGCAGCACTGCGAAGGCTTACATTCGATCAGCTTCGAAGAGGGAGAATCTGCATGTTAGCCTACAATCTTACGCGGAGAAGATTTTGGTACGCGAAG AAGGGGGCAAGAAAATTGCATACGGAGTGCAATTCCGTGTGGATGGAGCACTGAAGGAGGTGAAAGCTGATCGCGAGATTATTCTATCGGCTGGTGCGATACAATCTCCGCAATTGTTGATGCTGTCTGGTATCGGTCCTAAGGAACATTTGGAAGAAGTAGGAGTGCCCGTGGTGCACGATTTGCCAGGGGTGGGTCAACATCTTATGGATCACGTGGCGATGGGTGATTTAACGTACTTGGTGGATCCACCAGAGGACTACAACGGTTTTCAACCTTTCACATTTATTGTACCAGAGAATATTAACCCAACGACAGCCTTAGAATTCAACGTTCAGCATAAAGGACCTTTTTACTCATTGGCAACCGCTGAGTCGTTGGCGTTTATCAATACCAA GTATGCGAACGCGTCGGAAGATTACCCTGACATACAGTTTTTCATTTCCGCATTTTTCGATTATTCTCACTCCTGCCTCGATGGGCTTTCGCACGCGGAAAATAAGTTCTATGGGGAGTGGTGTTCGAGTATGTTTAATCGGCATTCGTACTGGATCAAGCCAGTCATAATGAGACCCAAAAGCAGGGGTTACATCAAGTTGCGCTCGAAGGATCCGAATGATCATCCGATTATCGATCCTAATTACTTCGACGATCCTCATGACATCGATGTCTTG ATAGAAGGAGCGAAGATTGTCCATCAACTGAGCGAGACCCCAACGATGAAGAAATTGAACGCTCGAGCGCACATAAATCCTGTCGACGAATGTTCGTCATTCGAGTTCATGTCGGATGACTTTTTGCGATGCCATGCTAGGTATCACACGATGACGTATAATCATGCATCAGGGACATGCAAAATGGGACCAGCGAATGACACGATGGCTGTGGTCGATTCCAGACTAAGGCTGTACGGTGTTTCTCGACTAAGAGTGATCGACACTTCGATTATGCCTAGGCTCACTACTGGGAACACGAACGCACCGACGGTTATGATCGCCGAAAAGGGTGCTGATATGATCAAAGAAGATTGGGGAATAAAGAACTAG